In the Syntrophorhabdaceae bacterium genome, one interval contains:
- a CDS encoding efflux transporter outer membrane subunit encodes MKRIATPTTNALLAMALCLFMSACAVGPNYVRPKASVPETFKEAEGWKQSKPADTIPRGAWWKVFDDPQLNELEEQVNISNQTIIAAEAQYREALALVLVARASYFPFVTGGASYTRSLGSSTLTRTQSAGGSPVSDYLLPVDLSWEADLWGRIRRTVETSRSNAQAAAADLESVRLSAQAALAQAYFQLRTVDAQIKLFTATVDAYKKALELTENRYASGVAAKSDILQADTQLKSAQAQLIDLGVQRAQLEHAIALFIGKAPSEFSLPSASAPLAPPSVPVGVPSELLERRPDIAAAERRVAAANAQIGVAKAAFFPKVTLSASGGYESGNSATWLTWPSHFWSLGPALTQTLFAGGSLRAVTAGARAAYDAAAASYRQTVLTGFQEVEDNLAALRILEQEAAAQKEAVKAAEESLALTLNQYRAGTVSYLNVIVAETTALSNERAEADIAGRRMTAAATLIKALGGGWQSTP; translated from the coding sequence GTGAAGCGCATAGCAACTCCCACGACAAACGCATTGCTCGCAATGGCCCTCTGTCTCTTCATGAGCGCCTGCGCCGTAGGGCCCAACTACGTGAGGCCAAAGGCGTCCGTACCGGAAACGTTCAAAGAGGCTGAAGGCTGGAAACAATCAAAACCTGCCGATACCATACCCAGAGGTGCGTGGTGGAAAGTATTCGACGATCCACAATTGAATGAATTGGAAGAGCAGGTGAACATTTCGAACCAAACCATCATCGCAGCTGAGGCCCAATATCGTGAGGCCCTGGCGTTGGTTTTGGTCGCCCGGGCCAGTTATTTTCCATTCGTAACGGGTGGCGCGTCTTACACCCGGTCGCTTGGGTCCTCCACACTTACAAGGACCCAGTCCGCAGGCGGCAGCCCCGTATCGGATTATCTTTTGCCGGTGGATCTCTCCTGGGAGGCCGACCTGTGGGGCCGCATTCGTCGCACCGTTGAAACAAGCCGTTCAAACGCGCAAGCTGCGGCCGCGGACCTCGAATCGGTCCGTTTGAGCGCTCAGGCTGCACTGGCACAGGCCTATTTTCAATTGCGCACGGTGGACGCTCAAATTAAGCTTTTTACCGCCACCGTAGACGCGTACAAGAAAGCACTTGAACTCACTGAGAATCGCTACGCAAGCGGCGTGGCCGCAAAATCTGACATTCTTCAGGCAGATACCCAGCTCAAATCCGCGCAGGCTCAATTGATCGATCTCGGGGTCCAGCGCGCACAGTTGGAGCATGCCATAGCACTTTTCATCGGAAAAGCTCCATCCGAGTTCTCTCTCCCCTCCGCATCGGCGCCGCTGGCACCGCCTTCGGTCCCTGTGGGTGTGCCATCGGAACTGTTGGAGCGAAGACCCGATATCGCAGCAGCGGAGCGGCGCGTGGCAGCGGCGAACGCACAGATCGGCGTGGCAAAAGCGGCCTTCTTCCCCAAGGTCACCTTGAGTGCATCGGGTGGATATGAAAGCGGCAATTCTGCGACATGGCTTACATGGCCGAGCCACTTCTGGTCTCTCGGTCCCGCCCTTACCCAGACTCTCTTCGCAGGGGGCTCGCTCCGCGCGGTTACGGCGGGGGCTCGTGCCGCCTATGACGCTGCAGCAGCGTCCTATCGGCAAACTGTGCTCACGGGATTTCAGGAGGTTGAGGATAACCTCGCCGCGCTTCGCATCCTGGAGCAGGAAGCGGCAGCGCAAAAAGAGGCGGTCAAGGCAGCAGAGGAATCATTGGCCCTCACCTTAAACCAGTACAGAGCCGGCACGGTGAGCTATCTCAATGTGATAGTAGCTGAGACCACAGCGTTAAGCAATGAGAGAGCAGAGGCCGATATAGCGGGAAGGAGAATGACTGCCGCTGCCACGCTCATTAAAGCGCTTGGCGGTGGCTGGCAATCCACACCATAG
- a CDS encoding multidrug efflux RND transporter permease subunit gives MNISEIFIRRPIATTLLAIALALAGLIALRLLPVSPLPPVEFPTIYVSASLPGANPETMATSVATPLERQFGRIAGVTEMTSTSNRGTTSIVLQFDLNRNIDGAARDVQAAINAARGYLPANLPTNPYYRKVNPADAPVLLIALTSDVVTTAQMFDAASSIMQQKLSQVDGVGQIIVGGSSLPAVRVDLNPTALNKYGISLENVRGVLSTTNVNRPKGQLSDGMHAWEIDTNDQMQRAIQYEPIIVSYRSGAAVRLFDIAQVTDSVEDVRATGLVNGKPAIMVIIFRQPGANIIETVDRVRAVIPQLEAAMPGGVKATVLQDRTPPIRGSLRDVRTTLIISALLVILVVFVFLRSVRATVIPATAVVLSLIGTFAVMYLLRYNVDNLSLMALTIATGFVVDDAIVVLENTTRHIEMGSIPMDAALKGSKEITFTVLSMSTSLIAVFIPLLLMADIPGRLLREFAVTLSAAVAMSMVVSLTVTPMMCARLLRPGKSPIAHNRAYRMSERLFNLMHSRYETTLRWALKRPRFMLMLVVACVITSVGLFVFSPKGFFPEQDTGRITGTIIAEQSISFQAMKAKLGQVIDIIKADPDVESAAGFTSSSGGGGATTNTARLFIALKPNEQRRSSAVQVIGRVRRRLNQVAGAPTYLQVVQELRVGGRMGGGLYQYTLTGENLADLNRWAPRVLLELRRLPALVDVNSDQQDKGLDANLVIDRDTASRLGITPQAIDDTLYDAFGQRQVSVTYTYKNQYHTVMEVEPAFWQSPETLRDIYVPSNTGALVPLSAFIRFDSNTTSLAVNHQSQFPAVTISFNLVPGKSLGEAVKEIEATVFKMGLPGNIRGSFQGTARAFEAALANMPWLILAAFVAVYIVLGMLYESYVHPLTILSTLPSAGVGALLALLILRIDFSIIALIGIILLIGLVKKNGILMVDFALEAERKQGKTPEEAIYQACLLRFRPIMMTTMAALLGGLPLALGRGVGSELRRPLGVAIVGGLIFSQMLTLYTTPVMYLYLDRFRLRMKGLWQRRHPGVQEEVTTDL, from the coding sequence ATGAATATCTCAGAAATCTTCATACGCAGGCCCATCGCCACAACACTTCTCGCTATCGCCCTTGCTTTGGCGGGACTCATTGCCCTGCGTCTCCTCCCCGTGTCGCCCTTGCCGCCTGTTGAGTTTCCGACCATTTATGTGAGTGCATCGTTACCTGGAGCCAATCCGGAGACAATGGCCACTTCCGTTGCCACACCGCTCGAGCGTCAGTTCGGACGCATTGCCGGCGTCACCGAGATGACCTCGACGAGCAACCGGGGCACCACGAGTATTGTCCTGCAATTTGACTTGAACCGCAATATCGACGGCGCTGCTCGGGACGTACAGGCCGCAATCAACGCGGCCCGGGGTTATCTGCCGGCAAACCTGCCGACCAACCCTTACTATCGCAAAGTAAACCCCGCCGATGCGCCTGTCCTGCTTATTGCCCTTACATCCGACGTGGTCACAACGGCGCAAATGTTCGACGCAGCCTCGAGCATCATGCAACAGAAATTATCGCAGGTGGACGGCGTGGGTCAAATCATCGTCGGAGGAAGTTCGCTCCCGGCGGTGCGCGTGGATCTCAACCCCACGGCGCTCAACAAGTATGGTATCAGTCTCGAAAATGTCCGAGGTGTTTTGAGCACTACGAACGTAAACCGTCCCAAGGGACAGCTATCAGACGGAATGCATGCATGGGAGATTGATACGAATGATCAGATGCAGCGGGCAATTCAGTACGAGCCCATTATCGTTTCGTACCGGTCGGGCGCAGCGGTGCGACTCTTTGACATCGCGCAGGTGACGGACTCCGTGGAGGACGTGAGGGCCACGGGACTCGTAAACGGTAAACCGGCTATCATGGTTATTATCTTCCGTCAGCCCGGGGCCAACATCATCGAAACCGTGGACAGGGTCCGTGCCGTCATCCCACAGTTGGAGGCCGCCATGCCAGGCGGCGTGAAGGCCACCGTGCTACAGGACCGAACGCCCCCGATCCGGGGTTCTCTGCGGGACGTGCGAACCACCCTCATAATCTCGGCGCTCCTCGTCATCCTCGTGGTTTTCGTCTTTCTGAGGAGCGTCCGCGCCACGGTGATACCGGCAACTGCCGTGGTCCTTTCTCTTATCGGGACTTTTGCGGTTATGTATCTCCTCCGTTACAACGTTGACAACCTTTCGCTCATGGCGCTCACCATCGCAACAGGCTTCGTGGTCGACGACGCCATCGTGGTGCTAGAAAACACGACGCGCCACATCGAAATGGGCTCAATTCCTATGGACGCAGCGCTCAAAGGATCAAAGGAGATCACGTTCACCGTTCTGTCCATGAGCACTTCTCTTATCGCAGTTTTCATCCCGCTGCTTCTCATGGCCGACATTCCCGGGCGTCTGTTGCGTGAATTTGCCGTCACCTTGAGCGCGGCCGTGGCCATGTCCATGGTGGTCTCGCTTACAGTGACGCCCATGATGTGCGCCAGACTATTGAGGCCCGGCAAGTCTCCCATCGCCCACAACAGGGCCTACAGGATGAGCGAGAGACTGTTCAACCTCATGCACAGCCGGTACGAAACAACTCTCAGGTGGGCATTAAAGAGACCGAGATTCATGCTCATGCTCGTGGTGGCCTGCGTGATCACAAGCGTTGGGCTCTTCGTCTTTAGTCCCAAAGGGTTTTTTCCGGAGCAGGACACAGGGCGTATTACCGGCACTATCATAGCCGAACAGAGCATATCATTTCAGGCCATGAAGGCAAAGCTCGGTCAGGTGATTGACATTATCAAAGCCGATCCAGATGTGGAGAGCGCAGCCGGGTTTACCTCAAGCTCGGGCGGAGGAGGCGCAACTACAAATACGGCCCGCCTCTTTATCGCACTCAAGCCAAACGAACAGCGCAGAAGCAGCGCAGTACAGGTAATCGGACGGGTGCGGAGAAGGCTCAACCAGGTAGCAGGCGCCCCAACTTATCTTCAGGTCGTGCAGGAATTGCGGGTGGGAGGACGGATGGGCGGCGGTCTGTATCAATACACGCTGACCGGTGAGAACCTGGCGGACCTTAACAGATGGGCCCCGCGTGTCCTGCTGGAATTGCGCAGGTTGCCCGCGCTCGTCGATGTAAACAGCGATCAGCAGGACAAGGGACTCGATGCGAACCTTGTGATCGACAGGGACACGGCCTCCCGGCTCGGTATAACACCTCAGGCTATTGACGATACCCTCTATGATGCCTTTGGTCAGAGACAAGTCTCGGTTACTTACACATACAAGAACCAGTACCACACGGTCATGGAGGTAGAACCTGCTTTCTGGCAGTCGCCGGAGACCCTTCGTGACATCTATGTGCCTTCCAACACAGGGGCCCTCGTGCCCCTCTCAGCCTTCATCCGGTTCGATAGCAATACCACATCCCTCGCGGTCAACCATCAGAGCCAGTTTCCTGCCGTTACCATATCGTTCAACCTGGTGCCGGGCAAATCACTCGGAGAGGCGGTCAAAGAGATAGAGGCTACGGTTTTCAAAATGGGGCTTCCAGGAAACATCAGAGGCAGTTTCCAGGGGACGGCCCGAGCCTTCGAGGCGGCCCTTGCCAATATGCCTTGGCTTATTCTCGCGGCCTTTGTAGCCGTCTACATAGTGTTGGGAATGCTCTACGAGAGCTACGTTCATCCCCTCACGATCCTGTCGACCCTGCCTTCCGCTGGCGTGGGGGCGCTTCTCGCTCTTCTGATCCTCCGGATCGATTTCAGCATTATTGCCTTGATCGGTATTATTCTGCTCATCGGCCTTGTGAAAAAGAACGGGATACTTATGGTAGATTTTGCCCTCGAGGCAGAACGCAAGCAGGGAAAAACCCCAGAAGAGGCCATTTATCAAGCGTGCCTTTTGCGCTTCAGACCGATTATGATGACGACTATGGCCGCGCTCCTCGGTGGACTTCCTCTTGCGCTTGGCAGAGGAGTTGGCTCCGAGCTTCGCCGACCGCTCGGCGTTGCTATTGTGGGAGGACTCATATTCAGCCAGATGCTCACCCTCTATACGACGCCGGTTATGTACCTCTATCTCGACCGGTTCCGATTGCGTATGAAAGGCCTCTGGCAGAGGCGCCATCCCGGGGTTCAAGAAGAGGTTACTACAGATTTGTGA
- a CDS encoding multidrug efflux RND transporter permease subunit yields MNISRPFILRPVATTLLMVAIFLAGAVAYYQLPVSALPEVDYPTIQVRTFYPGASPDVMASAVTAPLERQFGIMPGLAQMTSTSSSGSSIITLQFSLTLPLDVAEQQVQASINAAFTFLPRDLPTPPVYSKVNPADAPILTLALTSKTQPLPVVEDMADTRFAQKISQLPGVGLVAISGGQRPAVRIHVNPATLAAYGLTLENVRSALGTANVNQAKGSFDGPRQSYIIDANDQLFSSKQYASLIIAYKNGAPVRLSDVADAIDGAENIQQAAWTNTTPAVILNIQRQPGANVIQVADRVKALMPQLAASLPPSIEVSILTDRTTTIRASVHDVQFELMLAVALVVLVIFLFLRNLSATIIPSIAVPVSLVGTFGAMYLLGFSLNNLSLMALTISTGFVVDDAIVMIENIARFMEQGATPLEAALKGSKQIGFTILSLTISLIAVLIPLLFMGDVVGRLFREFAVTLGVTILISAIVSLTLTPMMCARLLKHTEEAAQGRFYRTSGRAFERIIEAYGTSLKWVLKRQRATLIVAALTLVLTVALYIVIPKGFFPVQDTGVIQGISEAPQSASFSAMAEKQQALARVILLDPAVESLSSFIGVDGTNATMNSGRVLINLKPLARRKVSATEVIRRLQPELAKVEGVTLYMQPVQDLTVDARVSRTQFQYTMEDPDANELYNWAPKLVAALRERPELRDVSSDQQDKGLRVALDIDRSTAYRLGITPQAVDDTLYDAFGQRIVSTMFTQLNQYRVILAVKPDFMQDPNRLNSIYLQSVTGGQIPLSAFAHITETTGPLLVSRQGQFPSVTVSFNLDRGASLGEAVKAVEAAETDLNPPASIVGSFQGTAQAFKNSLTNESLLILAALVTVYIVLGVLYESYIHPVTILSTLPSAGVGALLALIAFRTDFSVIALIGIILLIGIVKKNGIMMVDFALEAERKERKQPVEAIYQAALLRFRPIMMTTLAALFGALPLAIGTGVGSELRHPLGIAIVGGMIISQMLTLYTTPVIYLWFDRLAKQISGRSAREQDQKRLADQI; encoded by the coding sequence ATGAATATCTCCAGACCTTTTATCCTTCGACCTGTGGCCACGACGCTCCTCATGGTGGCCATATTCCTCGCCGGGGCTGTCGCGTATTATCAGTTGCCTGTATCTGCGCTGCCCGAGGTCGATTACCCGACAATTCAGGTGCGTACGTTCTATCCGGGCGCAAGCCCCGACGTCATGGCTTCAGCGGTGACCGCGCCGCTGGAGCGTCAGTTCGGAATCATGCCGGGACTTGCACAGATGACGTCCACAAGCTCGAGCGGAAGTTCGATCATCACATTGCAGTTTAGCCTCACCCTCCCTCTTGACGTGGCCGAGCAACAGGTCCAGGCTTCAATCAACGCGGCTTTCACATTCTTGCCCCGCGATCTTCCGACGCCACCTGTGTACAGCAAGGTAAATCCGGCAGACGCGCCTATTCTGACGCTCGCCCTCACATCCAAAACTCAGCCACTGCCAGTTGTGGAAGATATGGCGGATACCCGTTTTGCGCAAAAAATATCCCAGCTGCCCGGAGTGGGACTCGTGGCGATCAGCGGGGGTCAACGGCCTGCAGTGAGGATCCATGTCAATCCTGCCACTCTTGCCGCGTATGGCCTCACCCTTGAAAACGTTCGCTCCGCACTGGGCACGGCAAACGTGAATCAGGCCAAGGGAAGTTTTGATGGTCCCAGACAGTCGTACATCATCGACGCAAACGATCAGCTCTTCTCAAGCAAACAATATGCGAGCCTCATCATCGCATATAAGAACGGCGCACCGGTCCGCCTGTCGGATGTGGCCGATGCCATTGACGGCGCCGAGAACATCCAGCAGGCTGCCTGGACCAACACGACACCGGCGGTTATCCTCAATATCCAGCGCCAACCCGGAGCCAACGTCATCCAGGTAGCGGACCGAGTGAAGGCGCTCATGCCACAGCTCGCTGCTTCTCTTCCGCCCTCAATAGAGGTCTCCATTCTTACTGACAGAACCACAACAATCCGCGCATCGGTCCACGACGTGCAGTTTGAACTCATGCTGGCTGTCGCCCTCGTGGTGCTCGTCATCTTCCTTTTTCTGCGCAATCTTTCGGCGACAATCATCCCCAGCATCGCGGTGCCGGTCTCCCTCGTTGGCACCTTCGGGGCCATGTATCTTCTCGGTTTCAGCCTTAACAACCTTTCTCTGATGGCGCTCACTATTTCCACGGGTTTCGTCGTGGATGACGCCATTGTGATGATCGAAAATATCGCGAGGTTCATGGAGCAGGGCGCCACTCCTCTTGAAGCAGCCCTCAAAGGATCGAAACAGATCGGTTTTACCATCCTGTCACTCACTATCTCCCTGATCGCGGTTCTGATCCCTCTTCTGTTTATGGGAGACGTGGTGGGACGGCTCTTCCGTGAGTTTGCCGTGACCCTGGGCGTCACCATCCTCATCTCCGCTATCGTATCACTCACACTCACGCCCATGATGTGCGCTCGCTTGCTGAAACATACAGAAGAAGCAGCTCAAGGTAGGTTTTACAGGACCTCAGGCCGCGCCTTCGAACGTATCATTGAGGCCTATGGCACGTCGCTCAAATGGGTTCTTAAGCGGCAACGCGCTACGCTGATAGTGGCGGCCCTCACTCTTGTGCTCACCGTAGCCCTCTATATCGTGATCCCGAAGGGGTTCTTCCCCGTACAGGACACGGGGGTTATACAGGGCATATCCGAGGCGCCGCAATCTGCGTCATTCTCCGCCATGGCCGAGAAACAGCAGGCCCTCGCCCGCGTGATACTCTTAGACCCCGCTGTAGAAAGCCTCTCTTCCTTTATCGGTGTAGACGGCACCAACGCTACGATGAACAGCGGACGAGTCCTCATCAACCTCAAGCCGCTGGCGAGGCGGAAAGTGAGCGCCACAGAGGTTATACGGCGCCTGCAACCTGAGCTTGCAAAGGTGGAGGGCGTTACGCTCTATATGCAGCCTGTGCAGGACCTGACCGTGGACGCGCGGGTCAGCCGCACACAGTTCCAGTACACCATGGAAGACCCTGACGCAAATGAACTATACAACTGGGCCCCCAAGCTTGTAGCCGCGTTGCGAGAGCGTCCGGAACTGCGGGATGTGAGCAGCGATCAGCAGGACAAGGGCCTCCGCGTGGCGCTCGATATCGACCGTAGCACAGCCTACAGGCTGGGCATTACCCCCCAGGCGGTTGACGATACGCTCTACGACGCCTTCGGTCAACGCATCGTCTCTACCATGTTTACCCAGCTCAACCAGTATCGCGTCATCCTCGCCGTCAAACCAGATTTCATGCAAGACCCCAACAGACTTAACAGCATCTACCTGCAGAGCGTGACAGGCGGACAGATACCCTTGAGCGCATTTGCCCACATAACCGAAACGACAGGACCCCTTCTTGTGAGCCGCCAGGGGCAATTCCCGTCCGTCACCGTCTCCTTTAACCTCGATCGCGGGGCGTCCCTGGGTGAGGCCGTAAAAGCAGTGGAGGCGGCAGAGACCGATCTGAACCCACCTGCCTCGATAGTTGGAAGTTTTCAGGGCACGGCCCAGGCGTTCAAGAATTCTTTGACCAACGAGTCCCTTCTCATACTGGCAGCGCTCGTTACTGTTTACATTGTGCTCGGGGTTCTCTACGAGAGTTATATCCATCCCGTCACGATCCTGTCTACATTGCCTTCTGCCGGCGTGGGCGCCCTTCTCGCACTCATCGCCTTTCGCACCGATTTCAGCGTCATCGCCCTGATTGGCATAATTCTTTTGATCGGCATTGTGAAGAAGAACGGCATTATGATGGTCGATTTCGCACTCGAAGCCGAGCGCAAAGAACGCAAACAACCCGTTGAAGCCATCTACCAGGCAGCGCTTCTGCGCTTCAGGCCTATCATGATGACGACACTCGCGGCGCTGTTCGGGGCGCTGCCTCTGGCAATAGGAACCGGCGTGGGCTCTGAGCTTCGTCATCCTCTCGGCATCGCTATCGTAGGGGGAATGATCATCAGCCAGATGCTTACCCTGTACACTACGCCCGTGATCTATCTCTGGTTTGACCGACTGGCAAAACAGATCAGTGGAAGATCCGCTCGCGAGCAGGATCAAAAACGGCTCGCTGACCAGATATGA
- a CDS encoding MdtA/MuxA family multidrug efflux RND transporter periplasmic adaptor subunit — translation MTSENEMGNNLTSGAGRPPSRSGLWWKITAVALIIAVGIYIVLVRPAIKARVAAQKAQTTAPGVPIAAAAAVKSDMPIYLTGLGTVTPVNTVTVKTRVDGQLMEVKYKEGQTIEAGDVLAMIDPRPFEVQLTQAEGQLARDQAFLKNARVDLERYRVLWQQDSIPKQQLDTQEALVTQYDGIVKADQGQIDSAKLQLVYCRITAPVAGRIGLRLVDPGNIVHAADTNGLIVITQLEPITVIFPIAEDYLTQVLQRLKTGQSMHVEAYDREIKNKLADGTLLTIDNQVDPNTGTVKFRAVFPNKAHELFPNQFVNARLLIDVKRGVIIVPSSAIQRGPQGMFVYVVTKDNVVNVRPVEVGEMQNGNASINKGLAEGEIVVTDGAERLREGAKVEIRGGGEKASGKAHG, via the coding sequence ATGACATCAGAGAATGAGATGGGAAATAATCTAACGTCTGGAGCGGGCAGACCACCTTCACGATCCGGACTGTGGTGGAAGATAACGGCTGTGGCGCTTATTATCGCCGTCGGGATCTACATAGTTCTCGTAAGACCGGCCATTAAAGCAAGGGTTGCCGCGCAAAAGGCCCAGACAACGGCTCCGGGTGTCCCTATCGCGGCAGCGGCGGCCGTAAAGAGTGATATGCCCATATATCTCACCGGACTTGGTACAGTGACCCCCGTCAACACGGTCACGGTCAAGACCCGCGTGGACGGCCAGTTGATGGAGGTCAAGTACAAAGAAGGTCAAACCATAGAGGCGGGGGATGTGTTGGCCATGATCGATCCAAGGCCGTTCGAAGTCCAGCTAACACAGGCTGAGGGCCAGTTGGCCCGTGATCAGGCGTTTTTGAAGAACGCCCGTGTAGACCTGGAAAGATATCGGGTACTCTGGCAACAGGACTCCATTCCCAAACAGCAGCTCGACACTCAGGAAGCGCTTGTGACGCAGTATGACGGCATTGTGAAGGCGGACCAGGGGCAGATCGATAGCGCGAAGCTCCAGCTCGTTTACTGCCGGATCACCGCCCCGGTGGCCGGGCGCATCGGTTTGCGTCTTGTTGATCCTGGCAATATTGTCCATGCCGCCGACACAAACGGCCTGATCGTTATCACCCAACTGGAACCCATAACCGTGATCTTCCCCATCGCGGAAGACTACCTCACGCAGGTCCTTCAGCGACTCAAAACCGGCCAAAGCATGCATGTCGAAGCGTACGATAGAGAGATCAAGAACAAGCTCGCTGACGGCACACTACTCACCATCGACAACCAAGTCGACCCAAATACAGGCACAGTAAAGTTCAGAGCGGTTTTCCCGAACAAAGCCCATGAGCTATTTCCAAACCAGTTTGTGAATGCGAGGCTGCTTATCGACGTGAAGCGCGGCGTGATCATTGTGCCTTCATCCGCGATTCAGCGGGGTCCCCAGGGTATGTTCGTCTATGTGGTGACCAAGGATAACGTAGTGAACGTACGCCCGGTGGAAGTGGGTGAAATGCAAAACGGCAACGCATCAATAAACAAGGGGCTCGCGGAAGGCGAGATCGTGGTCACGGACGGTGCAGAGAGGTTAAGAGAGGGCGCAAAGGTGGAAATCAGGGGCGGCGGCGAGAAAGCATCCGGAAAGGCACACGGATGA